A window of Variovorax paradoxus genomic DNA:
GGACGAAGAGCCCGCCGATGCCCAGCAGCAGGGCGACGGCGCCGACGATCAGCGTGCCCTTGTCGGTGGCGCTCGATGCCGCTGCCTTGTCCTTGTTTTCCATGATCTTCTGCACGTCCGCGAGCGAGACCACCGGCTGCCCCTTCAGCTTGACCTCGTAGACCAGGTTGTTGTCCGAGGGGTCGACGCGCACGTCGACGGCTTCGTCGATCAGCGGCTCCAGCTTGCTGCGCCCGACCGCATAGTCGACGCGCCATTTCTCGGTGCTGCCGTCGGCCACCTTGGCATCGAGCACGAAATAGTGACGCGTCGTGCTGCCGCCTCGCCGGCGCTTGGTGGTTTCGGTGATTTCGCTTCCGCTGACGATGGTGCCGCTTTTGGCCACCAGGTCTTCGACCGCCGTGCCGTGCGTGTCGGCGTTGGCCTTGAACTGCGCGTAGCCCGCCCACCCCAGTATCCCGATACCGAACACCAGCGCGAGCCATGCCTTGCCGGTGATTTGATAGATCCAATCCCTCATGTTGTTTACCTTTTTTGCGAGTTGATAACCCGTCAATGCTAAAGGCTAAAGTGCTATTGAATAGATAGCAAACAATCGAGATCAGGCGTGAGATTGAGGCCTTTTAGGCAGAAAGAATTCATCGAAAATCGCGAGCACTTCGGGGAAGTCCCGGCCGAAATTCGGGCGGTTCACGAAGTAGGCCTCGCAGGCGACCGCGAAGAACTCGCTGATCGACGTGGCCCCATACGCATCGAGCCACGGCGGCTCGGCGCCGAAGCGTTCTGCCAGTATGGTTTTCTCGCGGAAGTCGTCATAGGCGGGCTTCAGTACCGCCATCCATGCCGCGCGTGCCTCGCGCGGATTGCGCTTGCCCGCAAAGCCGGCCGGCAGCGGCGGGCAGCCGTTGGCGTCGCCGTTGCGCATGTCGATCTTGTGGGCGAACTCGTGGATCACGACGTTGTAGCCGCGGTCCGAGGTGATGCTGCTCGCGAGCACGTCGTCCCAGCTCAGCATGACCGGGCCACGGTCCATGGCTTCGCCGGCCACGACCTCGTTGTACTCGTGCACGACCTGCGCGTCGTCGACCACCTTGCGGCGGGCCACGACCTCGGAGCGGTGCACCACGATGCCGACGAAATCGTCGTACCAGTCCAGGCCGCCCCTGAGATGCAGCACCGGCAGCACCGCCTGCGCCGCGATGGCCAGCGCCACTTCGTTGGTGATGCTGAAGTTGCGGGCGCCGTGGAATTCCTTGTCGCGCAGGAACTCGGCCGTGAGGGTGCGCAGCCGCTGCCGGTCGGCGGCGGGACGGTCGGCGAGGAAGGCGTATCGCTTGAGCACGGCCTGCCAGGCGGCATCAGGAATCGGGGGCAGGGCGCGCAACCGGCGCAGCCACTTGAACATCGGTGGCGGCGGCGCGGCTAGCGCAGATCGACGCGCTGCGCGCCGGCGGAGGAAAGACAGAGCAGCTGCGCGCGCGGCGGGTGGGCGGCGGCGTCCCAGTCGCTCAGCACGATGCGGCGCAGGCCTTCGCCCAGGTCGTGATCGGCGGGGCGGTGCGTGTGGCCGTGCACCAGCACATGGGCTTGTGCCTGCTGCAGCCATTGGCGCGCGGCGGCGGTGTCGACGTCGGCCCAGACGACCGAGGGATCGCGCTTGCGGTCTTCGCTCTGCACCCGCATCGAGCGCGCGAGCGCCCGGCGTTCTTCGAGCGGGCGCGCGAGAAACGCGGCCTGCCATGCGGGCGTGCGCACCTGGGCGCGGAACTTGAGGTAGTCGGTGTCTTCGAGGCAGAGGGCGTCGCCGTGGCTCAGCAGCCATCGTTGGCCATGCAGCACCAGCACCGTGGGGTCGTCGAGCAGCGTGAAGCCGCATTGCGCCGCGAGCGCGGAGCCGACGAGGAAGTCTCGGTTGCCGTGCATGAAGTACACCGGCAGCCGCTGCGCCGTGCGGCGCAGCAGTTCGGCGCATTGCGCCTCGAAGCCGGGTTGGGCGGCGGCATCGTCGCCGACCCACACTTCGAACAGGTCGCCGAGGATGATCAGCGCGTCGGCCGGCGTGGTCTGCAGGTAGCCCTGCCAGGCCTCGAAGGTGGCGGGTTCTCCGGCCTGCAGGTGCAGGTCGGAGATCAGGTCGACGGTGCGCCACGTGGGCGGCGCCACCAGCTCTGCGAAAGCCGGGTCTGCCACCATGTTCATGCCGCGCCGCGCCTGTTGCCGCTCATCATTCAGCGGTGACGACGGCCTTCTCGATCACGACGTCCTCGAGCGGCACGTCGTCATGGAAGCCCTTGCGGCCGGTCTTCACGGCCTTGATCTTGTCGACCACTTCGGTGCCGGCGATGACCTTGCCGAACACGGCATAGCCCCAGCCCTGGGCCGAGGGTGCGGTGTGGTTCAGGAAGCCGTTGTTCGACACGTTGATGAAGAACTGGGCGGTGGCCGAGTGGGGCGCGCTGGTGCGGGCCATGGCGACGGTGTAGTTGTCGTTCTTCAGGCCGTTGTTGGCTTCGTTCTCGATCTCGGCGCCGGTGGGCTTTTGCGTCATGCCGGGCTCGAAGCCGCCGCCTTGCACCATGAAGCCGGGAATCACGCGGTGGAACACCGTGTTGTCGTAGTGGCCCTTCTTGACGTACGAGACGAAGTTCTCGACCGACTTGGGCGCCTTGGCGGCGTCGAGTTCGAGCGTGATCACGCCGTAGTTCTTGATGTGCAGTTCGACTTGGGGGTTGCTCATGAGGGACTCCTTCTTCGGAAAACGGATTACTTTGCCACCACGGTGGCGGACTGGATGGTGATGGGCTCGACGGGCACGTTCTGCATGCCGCCCTTGTTGCCGGTCTGCACGGCGCGGATCTTGTCGACCACGTCGGTGCCGGAGACGACCTTGCCGAACACGGTGTAGCCGTAGCCGTCGGGGCTGGGCGCGTTGAGCGAGTCGTTGTTCTTCACGTTGATGAAGAACTGCGAGGTGGCCGAATCGGGGTTGCCGGTGCGGGCCATCGCAATGGTGTACTTGTCGTTCTTCAGGCCGTTGCTGGCTTCCAGCGGAATGGGCGCGCGGGTGGGCTTTTGCTTCAGGTCGGCGGTGAAGCCGCCGCCCTGGATCATGAAGCCGTCGATGACGCGGTGGAACACCGTGCCGTCGTAGTGCTTGTCCTTGACGTACTGCAGGAAGTTCTCGACCGACTTGGGTGCCTTGGCGGCGTCGAGCTCGACCACGATGTCGCCGGCCGAAGTGGCGAGCTTGACGCGCGGCGAGGCCGTCTGTGCGTGGCCGGCGGCGGCGAAGGTGAGGGCTGCGGCCAGCACCAGGGCGCTGCGGCGGCTGAATCGGGAAAAGGCGTGGATCGTCAAGTGATGCTCCGTATGCGTATGAGAAAGAGCCGGGGCCGCGCGACGAAGAGATCGCCGTCGCGCAGGAGACCTTGCTCGCTTGCTTCTTACTTGCTGGTGCGGCCGACCGGCTTGCGGATGACGGTGGGCGCGGCGGGCAGCGCGGCGGCCTCGGCTTCGGTCTTGGGCGTGAAGATCTGGCGGATCAGCGCCAGCTTGGGCGCGACGCTCGGGTTGGTGCTGGCGAACTGCTGGGCGCGCACGTATTCCTGGGCCGCGAGGCGGGCGTACACGTCGCCGAGGTTCTCGTGCGCCGTGGCGTAGTTCGGGTTGAGCTTGATGGCCTGCTCGAGGGCCGAGCGTGCCTGGTCGAACTTGCTTTGCGACGCATAGAGCGCGGCCAGGTTGTTGTAGGGCTCGGACAGCTCGGGGAAGTCTTGCGTGAGCTGGGTGAAGGCGGCGATGGCCTCGTCCTGCTTGTTCTGCTCGGTGAGGATCACGCCGCGCAGGAAGCGCATCTGCGGGTCGCGCGGCTTGCCGGCGATGTAGGTGTCGGCCTTGGCGAGCGCCTCGGCCGGCTTGCCCTGGCGCAGCAGCGTATTCACGTCGTCATACTCGTTGGCATGCGCGGCGCCCCACAGGCTGAAGAGCAATACGAAAGCAAGGGAGAGTCTGGAGAAAGCGGCGTGCTTCATGAAGCCTCGGAGTGGGAAGTGCGGGCTTGGGGAACACCCGGGAGATACTCGGCAGCAGCCGTTTATACTAGGTTGCATTGTAGCCGAGGGGCCATGTCCAACCCCTCGCGACCACAGCCCCCGTCACCCCTGAAAAACACCGTCGTTCGCCCGTGCCGCACGTGCGCGAAGCGACGTTTTCCGAATCTCATGAGTCTGCGCATCTACAACACGCTGTCGCGTGAATTGGAGGAATTCTCCCCCCTGCAACCCGGACAGGTGCGCATGTACGTTTGCGGCATGACGGTCTACGATTTCTGCCATATCGGCCACGCCCGCATGATGATGGCGTTCGACGTGGTGCAGCGCTGGCTGCGCGCCAGCGACTACGCCGTGGCCTACGTGCGCAACATCACCGACATCGACGACAAGATCATCGCCCGCTCGGTGCAGCGCGGCATCACCATCCGCGAGCTGACCGACGAGGTGATCGCGGCCATGCACGAGGACATCGGCGCGCTCGGCATCGAGCCGCCCACCATCGAGCCGCGCGCCACCGAATACGTGCCGCAGATGCTCGGCATCATCGAGAAGCTGGAGCACAAGGGCCTGGCCTACCGCTCGGACAACGGCGACGTGAATTACGCGGTGCGCAAGTTCCCGGGCTACGGCAAGCTGTCGGGCAAGTCGCTCGACGAACTGCACGCCGGCGAGCGCGTGGCCGTGCTCGACGGCAAGCAGGACCCGCTCGACTTCGTGCTCTGGAAGGCCGCCAAGCCGACCGAGCCCGCCGACGCCAAATGGGAAAGCGCCTACGGCACCGGCCGGCCGGGCTGGCACATCGAGTGCTCGGCCATGAGCTGCGCCACCCTGGGCGAGACCTTCGACATCCACGGCGGCGGCGCCGACCTGCAGTTCCCGCACCACGAGAACGAAATTGCCCAGAGCGAAGGCGCCAACGGCAAGCCGCTGTCGCGCTTCTGGGTGCACAACGGCTTCGTGCGCGTGGACAACGAGAAGATGTCCAAGAGCCTGGGCAACTTCTTCACCATCCGCGAAGTGCTGCAGAAGTACGACGCCGAGAGCCTGCGTTTTTTCCTGGTGCGCACGCACTACCGCAGCGCGCTCAACTACAGCGACGCCCACCTCGACGACGCCCGCAATTCGCTCAAGCGCCTGTACACCGCGCTCGACCTGGTCGCGCCGGCCGACGTGTCCATCGACTGGACCCAGCCCTATGCCGCGCGCTTCAAGGCCGCCATGGACGAAGATTTCGGCACGCCCGAAGCCATTGCCGTGCTGTTCGAGCTGGCCGGCGAAGTCAACCGCACCAAGTCCGCCGAGACGGCCGGCTTGCTGAAGGCGCTGGCCGGTTCGCTGGGTTTGCTGCAGGGCGACCCGCGATCCTTCCTGCAGGCCGGCAGCACGCTGGACGACGCCGCCATCCAGGCCCGCATCGCGGAGCGCGCCGCTGCCAAGGCGGCAAAGAATTTCGCCGAAGCCGATCGCATTCGCCAGGAACTCCTCGAGCAGGGCATCGTGCTCAAGGATTCGCCCACGGGAACGACCTGGGCGGCCGCGCAGTGAACGGTACGACGAATCCCATGCCCGCCACCAAGAAATCCAGCGTACAGATCTATACGCCGGACTATTGGGAAGAGGCATGCAAGCATCTCTCCAAGAAAGACCGCGTCATGAAGCGGTTGATCCCGAAGTTCGGCGACGCCTGCCTGGAGTCGCGCGGTGACGCGTTCACCACGCTGGCGCGCAGCGTGGTCGGCCAGCAGATTTCGGTGAAGGCCGCGCAGTCGGTCTGGGACAAGTTCGCCGCGCTGCCGCGCAAGCTGACGCCGGCCAACGTACTCAAGCTCAAGGTCGACGACATGCGCGGAGCAGGGCTCTCGGCGCGCAAGATCGAGTACCTCGTCGACCTGGCCCTGCACTTCGATTCGGGCATGGTGCACGTCGATTCGTGGAAGGACATGTCGGACGAGCTCATCATCGAAGAGCTCGTGGCCATCCGCGGCATCGGCCGCTGGACGGCCGAGATGTTCCTCATCTTCCACCTGATGCGCCCGAACGTGCTGCCTGTGGACGACCTGGGGCTGCTCAACGGCATCAGCGTCAATTATTTTTCCGGCGATCCGGTCAGCCGCAGCGATGCCCGCGACGTCGCCGTGGCCTGGGCCCCGTATTGCAGCGTGGCGACTTGGTATATTTGGCGATCACTGGACCCGGTTCCAGTCGCATATTGAACACAGGAGAAGACGTTGGCGAAACGAACCTTCCTCGACTTCGAGCAGCCCATTGCTGAACTCGAAACAAAAATCGAAGAACTGCGCTATGTACAGACCGAATCGGCGGTCGACATTTCTGAAGAAATCGATCAGCTCGGCAAGAAGAGCCAGCAGCTCACCAAGGACATCTACAGCGACCTGACGCCCTGGCAGATCACCAAGATCGCCCGGCATCCGGAGCGCCCCTACACGCTCGACTACGTCAACGAAATCTTCACCGATTTCGTCGAACTGCACGGCGACCGCCATTTCTCGGACGACCTGTCGATCGTGGGCGGACTGGCGCGCTTCAACGGCGTGCCTTGCATGGTGCTGGGCCACCAGAAGGGCCGCGACACCAAGGAGCGCACCGCGCGCAACTTCGGCATGAGCAAGCCCGAGGGCTACCGCAAGGCCCTGCGGCTCATGAAGACGGCCGAGAAATTCAAGCTGCCCGTGTTCACCTTCGTGGATACGCCCGGCGCCTACCCAGGCATCGACGCCGAAGAGCGCGGCCAGTCGGAAGCCATCGGCCGCAACATCTTCGAGATGGCGCAGCTCGAGGTGCCGATCATCGTCACGATCATCGGCGAGGGCGGCTCCGGCGGCGCGCTGGCCATTTCGGTTGGCGACCAACTGGTGATGCTGCAGTATTCGATCTACTCGGTCATCAGCCCCGAAGGCTGCGCTTCCATCCTCTGGAAGACCAGCGACAAGGCCCAGGAAGCGGCCGATGCACTGGGCATCACCGCGCACCGCCTGAAGGCGCTGGGCCTGGTCGACAAGATCGTGAACGAGCCCGTGGGCGGCGCGCACCGCGACCATCGCCAGATGGCCGCGTTCCTGAAGCGCGCGCTCAACGACGCCTTCCGCCAGGTCAGCGACCTGAAGCCGAAGGAACTGCTGGAGCGCCGCTACGAGCGCCTGCAGAGCTACGGCCGCTTCAACGACACCAAGGCCGACAACGGCAGGTAACGCAGTCTCCGTCATGAACTCCGCTTTCGAACGCGCCATGGCCGCGTTCGAGCCGGCGCATTGGCCGCTGGCGGTGGGGTTCAGCGGCGGCGCCGATTCCACGGCCTTGCTGGCTGCCTGCGCGACACGCCGGCCGGGCGAGGTGGTCGCCTTCCACGTGCATCACGGGCTGCAGGCCGCGGCCGACGATTTCGAACAGCATTGCCGCGACGTCTGCGAGCGTCTGGCCGTGCCGCTGCGCGTGCATCGTGTCGATGCGCGGCATGCGCGCGGAGACAGTCCGGAAGATGCGGCCCGCCGCGCCCGTTACGGCGCGTTTGCCGAAATGGCGCGCATGAGTGAGGGAAGGGCGGCTGTCAAATCGATAGCGCTGGGCCACCACGCCGACGACCAGATCGAAACCCTGCTGCTGGCGCTTTCGCGCGGTGCGGGGCTCCCTGGGCTGGCTGCCATGCCGGCGCGCGCGGAGCGCAGCGGGCTCGAAATTTATCGCCCGTTGCTGGCTGTGTCGGGTGCCGATATTCGCGAATGGCTGGCCGGGCGTGGCCTGCCCTGGATCGAAGACCCGACCAACGGCGACGCGCGCTATACCCGCAACCGGATTCGCGCCGTGGTGCTTCCGGCATTGGCGCAGGCTTTTCCGCAGTTCCGCGCCACCTTCGCGCGAAGCATCGGCCATGCGGCGCAGGCGCAGGAGCTGCTGGACGAATTCGCCGCGCAAGATCTCGAGACGGTGGGCAACCCGCCGCGCATCGCGACGCTACAGACCCTGTCGCATGCCCGGCAGGCCAATGTGCTGCGCCATTGGCTGATGCAGGCCCACGGCTGCGCGCCCAGCGCGGCGCAGCTCGACCAGTTGCTCAGCCAGGTCCGCGCCTGCACCACGCGCGGCCACCGGATTCATCTCAAGGTGGCCGCCGGATTCATCGAGCGGCAGGGCGATTTCCTGCATTGGTACAATGCCCCGCCCTCGCCGAAGACTTTGCTCTGACAGCTTGCAGGGCGCCGTCTTCAAGCGGCCCTTTTCTTTTCTCTGATTTCACCCATGGCATTGATCGTTCACAAATACGGCGGTACGTCGATGGGCTCGACCGAGCGCATCAAGAATGTCGCCAAGCGCGTCGCCAAGTGGGCGCGCGCAGGCCACCAGATGATCGTGGTTCCGAGTGCCATGAGCGGCGAGACCAACCGCCTGCTCGGCCTGGCCAAGGAGCTGGCGCCCAGCAAACCCGGCGTGGCCCACAACCGCGAACTCGACATGCTGGCCTCGACCGGCGAGCAGGCGTCTTCGGCGCTGCTGGCCATCGCGCTGCAGGCAGAGGGCGTCGAGTCGGTCAGCTACGCCGGCTGGCAAGTCTCGGTGCGCACCGACAACTCCTACACCAAGGCCCGCATCGAAAGCATCGACGATGCGCGCGTGATGGCCGACCTGAACGCGGGCAAGGTGGTGGTCATCACCGGCTTCCAGGGCGTGGACGACGACGGCAACATCACCACGCTCGGCCGTGGCGGCAGCGACACTTCGGCCGTGGCCATTGCCGCGGCCATGAAGGCGAACGAGTGCCTGATCTACACCGACGTGGACGGCGTCTACACGACCGACCCGCGCGTCGAGCCCGATGCGCGTCGCCTGACGACCGTGAGCTTCGAAGAGATGCTCGAAATGGCGAGCCTGGGCTCCAAGGTCCTGCAAATCCGCTCGGTGGAATTCGCCGGCAAGTACAAGGTGCCGCTGCGTGTGCTCTCGAGCTTCACGCCGTGGGACATCGACATCAATGAAGAGGCCAAGTCCGGCACGCTGATCACTTTCGAGGAAGACGAAAACATGGAACAAGCCGTCGTATCCGGCATCGCATTCAACCGCGACGAAGCCAAGATCTCGGTGCTCGGCGTGCCCGACAAGCCCGGCATCGCGTATCACATCCTCGGTGCCGTGGCAGACGCCAACATCGAAGTCGACGTGATCATCCAGAACCTGAGCAAGGACGGCAAGACCGACTTCAGCTTCACCGTGCATCGCAACGAATATGCGAAGACGGTCGACCTGCTGCAGTCGAAGGTGATGCCTTCGCTGGGCGCGACCGAGATCGTCGGCGACACCAAGATCTGCAAGGTCAGCATCGTGGGCATCGGCATGCGCAGCCACGTGGGCGTCGCGAGCAAGATGTTCCGCGTGCTGAGCGAAGAGGGCATCAACATCCAGATGATCTCGACCAGCGAAATCAAGACCTCTGTCGTGATCGACGAAAAATATATGGAACTTGCAGTGCGCGCACTGCATAAAGCCTTCGATCTGGATCAACCGAGCGCCTAAGTAATGGCATAATCGTGGCTTCTTTCAGGAACTGTGACCGAGTGGCCGAAGGTGCTCCCCTGCTAAGGGAGTATGGGGTGTAGAGCCTCATCGAGGGTTCGAATCCCTCCGGTTCCGCCAAACAAGCCCAGTAGCTTTCACGCTACTGGGCTTTTTTGTTTTTTGCAGCTGTGCTGCATCGAGAGCACTCAAGCGTCGTGCAGTTTCGGGAGCCCGCACAACACCACTCGGTACCGCCCGTGGGCAACGCCCACCGCGAGCGGTGCGACGTTGACCTCCGGCCGTGCCGCTCAGGGCGCGCCGACTGGTGCGATCTTGCGGATGCGATTGCCCAGGGTATCGGCCACATAGATCGTGCCGTCGGCTGCGACTGCCACGCCGGACGGTTGGCTGAACGTTGCCGCCGAGCCGATGCCGTTCTGCGAGCCCATCACGCCGGCCTGGCCAGCCACCGTGGACACCACGCCCTGCGGCGTGATCTTGCGCAGGATGCTGTTGCTCGTGTCGGCTACATAGAGGTTGCCGGCGGTGTCGAAGGCCAGGCCGCCTGGGCGATTGAAGGTTGCACTGAGGGCCTCGCCGTCCGCGGCGCCTGGTGCTCCCGAGCCCGCGAAAGTCGTGACCACGCGCCCTTTCACCCTGCGGATCCGGTTGTTTTCGCTGTCGGCCACGAAGATGTCGCCCGCGGCGTCGACCGCGATACCGTAGGGCCGGTAGAACGACGCCGCGCTGCCGGTGCCCTCGGCATAGCCGAACCCGCCGGAGCCGGCCAGCGTCTCAACGTCGCCCGCCGGCGTGATCTTGCGGATCAAGGAAGTGTTGAGTTCGGCCAGGTAGAGGTTGCCGGCACCGTCGACCGTCATCGCGATGGGGCCGGTGAAGCTGGCGGTCGCGGCGTTGCCGTCGACCGAACCAGCCGTATTGGTGCCTAAGAAAGTGGTGACGTCGGCCGCCGGGGTGATCCTGCGAATGCGGTTGCCGGAGAATTCCGCGGCGTAGAGATCGCCAGAAGGCGCAAGGGCGATGGCGGTCAGTGCGTTGAACGAGGCAACCCCGCCGTTGCCGTTGATCGTCTCGAACTTGCCGTCGCCCGCAAAGGTGGTGACGTCGCCATTGGCCGTGATCTTGCGCACGCGGTTGCCGGCCACGTCCGACACGATCAGGCCGCCGTTCTTGTCGATGACGATGCCGAAGGGGTCGGCAAAAGTCGCCGCAGTGCCTTTGCCGTCAAGCGCGCCGGAGGCGCCGGAGCCGGCGAGTGTCGACACTTGTGGTTTGGCCGCCGAGCAGGCCACGGCCACGTCGCCGACGTCGGCCGTGACGGTGCCGCTGCCCTTGGTCACTGTGCAGAATTGCCAGAAGGGCTGGGTGCGCACGGTCACCGCGTAATTCGATCCCGCTGCGATTGCTGTGGCAAAGCTGAACTTGCCGTCGGCCGTCACCTGAAGGTCGTCGCCCGCGTTGTTCTGCAGCACCAGGCTGCCGGCCAATCCGGTCACAGTGCCGCCGACCACATACTTTGTGACGACGGGGGGCACTATTGGAAGAAAAGCGCCCCCACCGTTGTTTCCGCCTCCGCCGCCACAGGACGCCAACAGCGCAATCGCACCGGCAACGGCGCCGCAGCGCCCATAGAAGAAACTTGCTTGAAACGTCATCCTCTGCCCCTTAATAATTTATTGGCACACAAGAAGCTCCCCTGGAGCCCAAGCTTCCAAGAGAGTTTCTAGTTGTTGATTTTTGTAACAGCGACGTTCCGCGCCTATCCCTGGAATTGGGTATTTCTGATATTTCTAGGGGACTGAAAGGCCGGCTCAGACGGCTTCATCTTCAGGATGGAAGCATTGGCGTGCGCCTCAGGCGTCGTTCAACTCCAGGAGGCCGGACAACACCGTCCGGCACCGCCCGCAAAGCATCTTCTGCTCGGCGTCATCCGTCACCGTGGCGTCGTGCCGCCAGCATCTCATGCAGCGCAGCGACGAGGTGCGCCTGACCTTGACCTCGACGGCATCGCTCTCTTTGAGCGCCACGTCGGCCACCATGAAGATCGACGGCAGTTCCGAGCCCAGCAGCGCAAGCGATTCGACGATTCCCACAGGCGCTTCGATGACGATGCTCGCCTCGCTCGATCGGCCGATGGCGCCTGACGAGCGAATGTCTTCTATCGCCTTCATCACGTTGGGCCGAAGCAGCCTCACCTGCCGCCAGAACTCCGAAACCTTCGAGTCGTCGATGCGAGGCGGCATGGCCTCGTCCCAGATGTGGACGAACACGCTGTCTTCCTGCGACTTGAACAGCACAGCCCAGGCTTCTTCCGCGGTGAAGCTGAGGATCGGCGCCGTCAGAAGCAGCAGGTTCTTCAAGATGGCGTGCAGCGCGGTCTGCGCGGAGCGTCTTTCGCGGCTGTCGCGCGCGCTGGCGTACAGCCGGTCTTTCAGCACGTCGAGGTAGAACCCGCCAAGCTCGTCCGCGCAGTAGCCGTGCAGCAGCCGCGTCACGGCGACGAAGTCGTACTCCCGGTAGCTTTTGCGGCATTGCTCGGCAAGCTCGCGGCAGCGAAGCATCGCGTACTGGTCGACGCTCTCGAGATCCTGCGCGCGCATGCAGTCGGCGGTCGCATCGAAGTCCGACACGT
This region includes:
- a CDS encoding NHL repeat-containing protein, which gives rise to MTFQASFFYGRCGAVAGAIALLASCGGGGGNNGGGAFLPIVPPVVTKYVVGGTVTGLAGSLVLQNNAGDDLQVTADGKFSFATAIAAGSNYAVTVRTQPFWQFCTVTKGSGTVTADVGDVAVACSAAKPQVSTLAGSGASGALDGKGTAATFADPFGIVIDKNGGLIVSDVAGNRVRKITANGDVTTFAGDGKFETINGNGGVASFNALTAIALAPSGDLYAAEFSGNRIRRITPAADVTTFLGTNTAGSVDGNAATASFTGPIAMTVDGAGNLYLAELNTSLIRKITPAGDVETLAGSGGFGYAEGTGSAASFYRPYGIAVDAAGDIFVADSENNRIRRVKGRVVTTFAGSGAPGAADGEALSATFNRPGGLAFDTAGNLYVADTSNSILRKITPQGVVSTVAGQAGVMGSQNGIGSAATFSQPSGVAVAADGTIYVADTLGNRIRKIAPVGAP